In Pseudomonas sp. R76, one genomic interval encodes:
- a CDS encoding GAF domain-containing protein translates to MLPSVTAAHSLLSADERAAIAEIEATTSILQLVTRLTGMRFAGIAKFTDLEWVVCSVHDPLDMGIHVDDVLDLETTLCSEFCINPQTLFIPQISQNGRFAARPVVKQYAIESYAGAPIFLPDGRLFGALCALDSRAMLFDDPNLPETLSLFARLIGCIFFANLTTTDQ, encoded by the coding sequence ATGCTTCCAAGCGTCACCGCAGCCCATTCGTTACTCAGCGCCGATGAGCGCGCTGCCATCGCCGAAATCGAAGCCACTACCAGCATCCTGCAACTGGTTACCCGCCTGACCGGCATGCGCTTTGCCGGCATCGCCAAATTCACCGACCTGGAATGGGTGGTGTGCTCGGTGCACGATCCGCTCGACATGGGCATTCATGTCGATGACGTACTCGACCTGGAAACCACCCTGTGCAGTGAGTTCTGCATCAACCCGCAAACCCTGTTTATTCCGCAAATCAGCCAGAACGGCCGCTTCGCTGCGCGCCCGGTGGTCAAGCAATACGCCATCGAAAGCTACGCCGGCGCGCCGATCTTCCTGCCCGATGGCCGCCTGTTCGGCGCGCTGTGTGCGCTGGATTCGCGGGCGATGTTGTTTGACGACCCCAACTTGCCGGAAACCTTGAGCCTGTTTGCGCGGCTGATTGGGTGCATTTTTTTCGCTAACCTGACAACGACTGATCAGTAA
- a CDS encoding AraC family transcriptional regulator produces the protein MPVSRNSGANCCKKGEIIKPLDVFLREIDEGDWSVISSATDYPENWVIPEHSHEKHQLLYAVEGVMVVYSALNQWTVPPNRGFWMPCGQVHSLRCVGTLKMRSVFVRPERFPNLPTEPKTVSVSPLLSELIKASVSLKPPYAEDSRDARIMHLILDELAILPALPLSLPQPADLRINRICQALQHEPGDASTVADWSERLALDQKTIQRLFRKETGLTFGQWRQQARLLLALERIAVGEKIIDVAIELGYESPSAFTSMFKKQFGKTPSQFFR, from the coding sequence ATGCCTGTCTCGCGAAATTCGGGCGCCAACTGTTGCAAAAAGGGCGAAATCATCAAACCACTGGATGTATTTCTGCGGGAGATCGACGAAGGCGACTGGTCTGTGATCAGTTCCGCCACCGATTATCCCGAAAATTGGGTGATCCCCGAGCACAGCCACGAGAAGCATCAACTGTTGTATGCGGTTGAAGGCGTGATGGTGGTGTACTCGGCGCTGAACCAATGGACGGTGCCGCCCAATCGCGGCTTCTGGATGCCCTGCGGGCAAGTGCATTCGCTGCGCTGCGTCGGCACCTTGAAAATGCGCAGCGTATTTGTGCGCCCGGAGCGCTTTCCCAACCTGCCCACCGAGCCCAAGACCGTCAGCGTCTCGCCGCTGCTGAGCGAGTTGATCAAGGCTTCGGTCAGCTTGAAACCGCCGTACGCCGAGGATTCGCGTGACGCGCGGATCATGCACCTGATCCTCGATGAGCTGGCGATTCTGCCCGCATTGCCGCTGTCGCTGCCCCAGCCTGCGGACCTGCGCATCAACCGTATTTGCCAGGCGCTGCAACACGAGCCGGGGGACGCTTCAACGGTGGCGGATTGGAGTGAACGGCTGGCCCTGGACCAAAAAACCATCCAGCGCCTGTTCCGCAAGGAAACCGGCCTGACCTTCGGCCAATGGCGCCAACAGGCGCGCTTGCTGTTGGCGCTGGAGCGCATTGCGGTAGGGGAGAAGATCATCGATGTGGCCATCGAGTTGGGCTATGAAAGCCCGAGCGCCTTTACCAGCATGTTCAAGAAGCAGTTTGGCAAGACGCCGAGTCAGTTTTTCAGGTAG
- a CDS encoding MFS transporter, whose amino-acid sequence MSQNALTPHWGAVLAMSLAAFALVASEFMPVSLLTPLAADLHISEGQAGQGISVSGLFALLTSLAIAAVAARVDRKGLLLALTVLMILSGTVVALAPNYLAFMLGRALIGVAIGGFWSLSAATAMRLVPAAQVPRALALVNGGNALATVIAAPLGSFLGGLIGWRGAFFCVVPVAIVASVWLLISLPSIKADAAAKTGNVFRLMKSTPVALGMAAASVFFMGQFMLFTYLRPFLENVTQVSVPTLSLMLLVLGLTGLAGTFLIERVLKNSLYFTLMAIPLVMAVIALGLVAVGRSPTATTVLLGLWGLIATAAPVAWWTWLSRVLPNDAEAGGGLMVAIIQLAIASGATLGGVVFDLSGYRATFELSAALLGVASLLAYQTSRCSAAAHKAIRTT is encoded by the coding sequence ATGTCCCAAAACGCTCTTACGCCCCACTGGGGCGCGGTACTCGCCATGTCCCTCGCGGCGTTCGCCCTTGTGGCGTCTGAATTCATGCCCGTGAGCCTGTTGACGCCGTTGGCGGCCGACCTGCACATCTCTGAAGGCCAGGCCGGCCAAGGCATTTCAGTGTCTGGGCTGTTCGCCTTGCTGACCAGCCTGGCCATTGCCGCAGTGGCTGCGCGGGTGGATCGCAAAGGTTTGTTGTTGGCGCTGACTGTGCTCATGATCCTGTCCGGAACGGTGGTGGCGCTGGCGCCAAACTACCTGGCGTTCATGCTCGGCCGTGCGTTGATCGGCGTGGCGATTGGCGGCTTCTGGTCGCTGTCCGCCGCTACCGCGATGCGCTTGGTGCCCGCCGCGCAAGTGCCGCGTGCCTTAGCGCTCGTCAATGGCGGGAACGCGCTGGCGACGGTGATTGCAGCACCGTTGGGTAGCTTCCTCGGCGGACTGATCGGTTGGCGTGGCGCGTTCTTCTGCGTTGTGCCGGTGGCGATTGTGGCCAGCGTGTGGCTGCTGATAAGCCTGCCTTCGATCAAGGCGGACGCTGCAGCCAAGACCGGCAACGTATTTCGCCTGATGAAGAGCACGCCCGTGGCCTTGGGCATGGCGGCCGCCAGTGTGTTCTTCATGGGGCAGTTCATGCTGTTCACTTACCTGCGCCCATTCTTGGAGAACGTGACCCAAGTCAGTGTGCCCACGCTTTCACTCATGTTGTTGGTGCTGGGGTTGACTGGGCTTGCGGGGACGTTCCTGATTGAGCGCGTGCTGAAAAACAGCCTGTACTTCACGTTGATGGCTATCCCACTGGTAATGGCGGTGATCGCCCTGGGGCTGGTTGCAGTGGGGCGCTCGCCAACCGCTACCACCGTTTTGCTGGGCCTGTGGGGGCTGATTGCCACGGCCGCGCCAGTGGCTTGGTGGACGTGGTTGTCGAGGGTGCTGCCGAACGATGCCGAGGCAGGCGGCGGACTGATGGTCGCTATCATCCAATTGGCAATCGCCTCCGGTGCCACACTCGGCGGCGTGGTGTTCGACCTGAGCGGCTACCGGGCGACCTTTGAACTCAGCGCGGCATTGCTGGGCGTCGCCAGTCTGTTGGCGTACCAGACCTCACGGTGCTCTGCAGCCGCACACAAGGCCATCCGAACTACCTGA
- a CDS encoding alpha/beta hydrolase produces MKRLLLALGLLVTSFSSIGADMSNGADNFYNSDTVTMEKVTFNNQYGMRVAGNLFLPKHIAAGSKNPAIIVGHPMGAVKEQSANLYATKMAEQGFVTLSLDLSFWGESAGLPRNAVLPDLYVEDFSAAVDFLGTRPLVDRERIGIIGICGSGSFAIAAAKIDPRLKAIATVSMYDMGAANRNGLKQGVTQAQRQQLLRQAANQRYVEFQGGNTVYTGGTPHTLTGDAVGDEFYDFYRTPRGAFTPASASPQNTTRPTLTSNVKFMNFYPFNDIETISPHPLLLIAGADAHSREFSEDAYQRAAEPKELVIIPGAGHVDLYDRVNLIPFAKLATFFKSNLK; encoded by the coding sequence ATGAAACGCCTATTGCTCGCCCTGGGTTTGCTGGTGACTTCTTTTTCTTCAATAGGAGCCGACATGTCCAACGGTGCTGACAACTTCTACAACAGCGACACAGTGACAATGGAAAAGGTCACCTTCAATAATCAGTATGGGATGCGGGTCGCCGGCAATCTGTTCTTACCCAAGCATATTGCTGCGGGGTCAAAAAATCCGGCGATAATCGTTGGCCATCCGATGGGCGCCGTAAAAGAACAGAGCGCCAATCTCTACGCCACCAAAATGGCTGAACAGGGCTTTGTTACCCTTTCCCTGGACCTGTCGTTCTGGGGTGAAAGCGCAGGTTTGCCACGCAACGCGGTGCTGCCTGACCTCTACGTTGAAGACTTCAGCGCCGCCGTCGACTTCCTCGGCACTCGCCCGCTGGTGGATCGTGAGCGCATTGGCATAATCGGCATTTGCGGCAGCGGTAGTTTCGCCATCGCGGCGGCAAAGATCGACCCTCGACTCAAGGCCATCGCCACCGTCAGCATGTACGATATGGGGGCTGCCAACCGCAACGGCCTCAAGCAGGGTGTCACTCAGGCGCAGCGCCAACAACTGTTGCGCCAGGCAGCCAACCAGCGTTATGTGGAATTCCAGGGCGGCAACACCGTCTACACCGGCGGCACCCCGCACACCCTCACTGGCGATGCGGTGGGCGACGAGTTCTACGATTTCTACCGTACCCCGCGCGGAGCATTCACTCCAGCCAGTGCTTCGCCGCAAAACACCACACGGCCCACGCTGACCAGCAATGTGAAGTTCATGAACTTCTATCCGTTCAACGACATCGAGACGATCTCCCCGCACCCTCTGTTGCTGATTGCCGGGGCCGATGCGCACTCCCGCGAATTCAGCGAAGACGCCTACCAGCGTGCCGCCGAACCCAAGGAACTGGTGATCATCCCGGGTGCAGGCCATGTCGACCTCTACGACCGGGTGAACCTGATCCCGTTCGCCAAGCTCGCCACCTTTTTCAAAAGCAACTTGAAGTAA
- the proP gene encoding glycine betaine/L-proline transporter ProP — protein MKIRKKSVKPIGLKDITIVDDTKVRKAITAAALGNAMEWFDFGVYGFVAYVLGKVFFPDASPSVQMIAALGTFSVPFLIRPLGGLFFGALGDKYGRQKVLAATIVIMSLSTFAIGLIPGYASIGIWAPILLLLCKMAQGFSVGGEYTGASIFVAEYAPDRKRGFLGSWLDFGSIAGFVLGAGVVVLISTILGEADFEAWGWRLPFFLALPLGIIGLYLRHALEETPAFQQHMDKLEQGDRQGLTHGPKVSFKEVATKHWRSLLTCIGIVAATNVTYYMLLTYMPSYLSHNLHYKENSGVLIIIAIMVGMLFVQPFIGFVSDKIGRKPFIIAGSVGLLFLSIPAFMLITSGKIGLIFAGLLILAVVLNFFIGVMASTLPAMFPTHLRYSALASAFNVSVLIAGLTPTAVAWLVESTNNLYMPAYYLMVFAVVGLVTGLTMKETANKPLRGAAPAASDMEEAKEILQEHHDNIEQKIGDIDAEIAALEAKRQNLVQQHPRIN, from the coding sequence ATGAAAATACGTAAGAAAAGCGTCAAACCCATCGGTTTGAAAGACATCACCATCGTCGACGATACCAAGGTGCGCAAGGCAATCACCGCCGCTGCCCTGGGTAACGCCATGGAATGGTTCGACTTCGGCGTCTACGGGTTCGTCGCCTATGTACTCGGTAAGGTGTTCTTCCCCGACGCCTCGCCCAGCGTACAAATGATCGCTGCCCTGGGTACGTTCTCCGTGCCGTTCCTGATTCGCCCGTTGGGCGGCCTGTTCTTTGGCGCCCTGGGCGACAAATACGGGCGGCAGAAGGTCCTTGCCGCCACCATTGTGATCATGTCCCTGAGCACCTTCGCCATCGGCCTGATTCCCGGCTATGCCTCGATTGGCATCTGGGCGCCGATCCTGCTGTTGCTGTGCAAAATGGCCCAAGGGTTCTCGGTGGGCGGTGAATACACCGGCGCCTCGATCTTCGTCGCCGAATATGCGCCGGACCGCAAACGCGGGTTCCTCGGCAGCTGGCTGGACTTCGGCTCCATCGCCGGCTTCGTGCTCGGCGCGGGTGTGGTGGTGCTGATCTCAACGATATTGGGTGAAGCCGATTTCGAAGCGTGGGGCTGGCGCCTGCCGTTCTTCCTCGCCCTGCCCCTGGGCATCATCGGCCTTTATCTGCGTCACGCGCTGGAAGAAACCCCAGCCTTCCAGCAGCACATGGACAAACTCGAACAAGGCGACCGCCAGGGCCTGACCCACGGTCCCAAAGTGTCGTTCAAGGAAGTCGCCACCAAGCACTGGCGCAGCCTGCTGACCTGCATCGGCATCGTCGCGGCCACCAACGTGACGTACTACATGCTGCTCACGTATATGCCGAGCTACCTGTCGCATAACCTGCATTACAAAGAAAACAGCGGCGTGCTGATCATCATCGCGATCATGGTCGGCATGCTGTTCGTGCAGCCATTCATTGGCTTTGTCAGCGACAAGATCGGCCGCAAGCCCTTCATCATCGCTGGCAGCGTCGGTCTGCTGTTTCTGTCGATCCCGGCGTTCATGCTGATCACCAGCGGCAAGATCGGCCTGATCTTCGCAGGCTTGCTGATTCTTGCCGTGGTCCTCAACTTCTTTATCGGCGTAATGGCCTCGACACTGCCGGCGATGTTCCCCACGCACTTGCGCTACAGCGCGCTGGCCAGCGCGTTCAACGTCTCGGTATTGATCGCCGGCCTCACCCCAACCGCTGTGGCCTGGCTGGTGGAAAGCACCAACAACCTGTACATGCCCGCCTACTACTTGATGGTGTTTGCCGTGGTCGGCCTGGTCACCGGCCTGACCATGAAGGAAACTGCCAACAAGCCCCTGCGCGGCGCGGCCCCGGCCGCTTCGGACATGGAAGAAGCCAAGGAAATCCTGCAAGAGCACCACGACAATATCGAGCAGAAGATCGGAGACATCGACGCCGAAATTGCCGCGCTTGAAGCCAAGCGCCAGAACCTGGTGCAACAGCATCCACGCATTAACTAA
- a CDS encoding M12 family metallopeptidase: MNISNSAPYNPAYSADFGHAPASTETTSAAHVTRTKRGVADTQKLWPQNGTLTIAFMDTTPSKQQFIKKYIKDTYSPLINLTLKFVEGTEADIRISTSKTLNGNWSMVGTDAKKIPADQPTMHFDFNSTKDSAKRNIIHEFGHALGLLHEHQHPDRSFEFNIAKTYRIYKKHAQWSQAETYENILKKLKPADITHSHYDQKSIMHYGLSKDVLWKHEDINISFKPSDEDRAFWKSLYPTKIVEKHHNPLKTKYFFKIF; the protein is encoded by the coding sequence ATGAACATTTCAAACTCTGCGCCTTATAACCCCGCCTATTCGGCCGATTTTGGTCATGCACCGGCGAGCACTGAAACGACGAGTGCCGCTCACGTCACCCGAACCAAACGCGGCGTGGCCGATACGCAAAAACTATGGCCACAGAACGGCACACTGACTATCGCGTTTATGGACACCACGCCGTCAAAGCAACAGTTTATAAAAAAGTATATCAAGGACACTTATTCACCACTGATTAATCTGACACTGAAATTCGTTGAAGGCACTGAAGCCGATATCCGCATCTCCACGAGTAAGACGTTAAACGGAAACTGGTCAATGGTAGGCACTGATGCCAAAAAAATTCCTGCCGACCAGCCAACCATGCATTTCGACTTCAACAGCACTAAAGACAGTGCAAAAAGAAATATAATCCATGAATTTGGACATGCACTGGGATTGTTACATGAACACCAGCATCCGGACAGATCATTTGAGTTCAATATTGCAAAAACGTATAGAATTTACAAAAAACATGCACAGTGGAGCCAGGCAGAAACTTATGAAAATATTTTAAAAAAACTTAAACCTGCCGACATAACCCACTCACACTATGATCAAAAATCAATCATGCACTACGGACTGAGCAAAGACGTTCTGTGGAAACATGAAGACATCAATATTAGCTTTAAACCTTCCGATGAAGACCGTGCCTTCTGG
- a CDS encoding MFS transporter, with protein MSSLTASPAAATATPQISPLVMRVLGACALAHMINDLIQAVLPSVYPMLKTNYGLSFTQVGLITLTFQLTASLLQPWIGYHTDRHPKPWLLPAGMVCTLIGILMLAFVGSFPAILLAAALVGVGSSTFHPETSRVARLASGGRYGLAQSTFQVGGNTGSAFGPLLAAAIIIPYGQTHIAWFGLFAVFAILVLYGLSRWYRNHLNLFKLKQGGKATHGLSKGRVTFALVVLALLVFTKYFYMTSLTSYFTFYLIEKFHLSVASSQMYLFLFLGAVAVGTFAGGPIGDKIGRKKVIWFSILGAAPFTLALPYVDLFWTAVLSVVIGFVIASAFSAIVVFAQELVPGNVGMIAGIFFGLMFGFSGIGAALLGLLADNHGIEYVYKICSFLPLAGILTILLPSTKGV; from the coding sequence ATGTCGAGCCTGACCGCGTCACCTGCCGCTGCAACCGCCACACCGCAAATAAGCCCCTTGGTCATGCGCGTTCTCGGCGCCTGCGCCCTGGCGCACATGATCAATGACCTGATCCAGGCCGTGCTGCCGTCGGTGTACCCGATGCTCAAGACCAACTACGGGCTGAGCTTCACCCAGGTCGGCCTGATCACCCTGACCTTCCAACTGACCGCGTCCCTGCTGCAACCCTGGATCGGCTACCACACCGACCGCCATCCCAAGCCGTGGCTGCTGCCGGCCGGCATGGTGTGCACCCTGATCGGCATTCTGATGCTGGCGTTTGTCGGCAGCTTCCCGGCGATCCTGCTGGCGGCGGCGCTGGTCGGCGTTGGCTCCTCGACCTTCCACCCGGAAACCTCGCGCGTGGCGCGCCTGGCCTCCGGCGGCCGCTACGGCCTGGCGCAATCGACGTTCCAGGTCGGCGGCAACACCGGCAGCGCCTTCGGCCCGTTGCTGGCGGCGGCGATCATCATTCCCTACGGCCAAACCCATATCGCCTGGTTCGGGCTGTTCGCCGTGTTCGCCATTTTGGTGCTGTACGGCCTGAGCCGCTGGTATCGCAACCACCTCAACCTGTTCAAGCTCAAGCAAGGCGGCAAGGCCACCCACGGCTTGTCCAAAGGCCGCGTGACGTTTGCCCTGGTGGTGCTGGCGCTGCTGGTGTTTACCAAATACTTCTACATGACCAGCCTGACCAGCTACTTCACCTTCTACCTGATCGAGAAATTCCACCTGTCGGTGGCCAGCTCGCAGATGTACCTGTTCCTGTTCCTCGGTGCGGTGGCCGTCGGCACCTTCGCCGGTGGCCCGATCGGCGACAAGATCGGCCGCAAGAAAGTCATCTGGTTCTCGATCCTCGGCGCTGCGCCGTTCACCCTGGCCCTGCCCTACGTCGACCTGTTCTGGACCGCCGTGCTCAGTGTGGTGATCGGCTTCGTCATCGCCTCGGCCTTCTCGGCCATCGTGGTGTTCGCCCAGGAACTGGTGCCGGGCAATGTGGGGATGATCGCCGGCATCTTCTTCGGCCTGATGTTCGGTTTCAGTGGCATTGGTGCCGCACTACTGGGCTTGCTCGCCGACAACCATGGCATCGAGTACGTCTACAAGATCTGCTCGTTCCTGCCGCTGGCGGGCATCCTCACGATCTTGCTGCCTTCGACTAAAGGCGTCTGA
- a CDS encoding GNAT family N-acetyltransferase encodes MPAAASRLTYRKPEASDVQRLFAIFGDPQTNLFNPNGPMASLADAQRLLDHWLEQWATQGYGWWAVARSEQPERIIGFGGVAPLNYLTERRINLGYRFAVEAWGQGFATQLGRDALAQAFGPLRLPAVFGLVRPDHAASIRVLEKLGMQPFGVLDDVPGQAPSLVLRICRPTTAVD; translated from the coding sequence ATGCCAGCCGCCGCCTCACGCCTGACCTACCGCAAGCCCGAAGCCAGTGACGTGCAGCGATTGTTCGCGATCTTCGGCGACCCGCAGACTAACCTGTTCAATCCCAACGGCCCGATGGCCAGCCTGGCCGACGCCCAACGCTTGCTCGACCACTGGCTCGAACAATGGGCCACTCAAGGCTACGGCTGGTGGGCGGTTGCCCGCAGCGAGCAGCCTGAGCGCATCATCGGCTTTGGGGGCGTGGCGCCGCTTAATTACCTGACCGAGCGGCGTATCAACCTGGGTTATCGCTTTGCCGTCGAGGCCTGGGGGCAGGGCTTCGCCACGCAGCTTGGCCGTGATGCGCTGGCGCAGGCGTTCGGACCGCTGCGGCTGCCGGCTGTGTTCGGGTTGGTGCGCCCGGACCACGCCGCGTCGATTCGTGTGCTGGAAAAGCTCGGCATGCAGCCTTTCGGCGTGCTCGACGATGTGCCGGGCCAGGCGCCTAGCCTGGTATTACGGATTTGTCGTCCTACAACTGCCGTTGATTGA
- a CDS encoding AraC family transcriptional regulator: MKTQHIPQSPLQTLVQSIASRVAAPGDYPMPIPGLGFYRREQPAAPVVCMVEPSIVLVAQGEKQLWVGGHGYSYDTGRFLVTSLDIPANSQVLAASPLEPCLGLTFKLDLRILAELIAQSGAPPTRERAILKGVGIGTVTDGILASFARLVALLDEPEAIPVLAPLVQREIHYRLLQSDQASRLRQICSVDGPGYRIAKAIDWLKLNYGELLRVDELAARVQMSAATFHHHFRQLTAMSPLQYQKWLRLNEARRLMLNEHRDVSSAAFQVGYESPSQFSREYSRLFGVPPKRDIAALRERTAVTDQSLSG; this comes from the coding sequence ATGAAGACACAGCACATCCCCCAATCGCCTCTGCAAACGCTGGTTCAGTCGATTGCCTCGCGGGTCGCGGCACCCGGCGACTACCCCATGCCGATCCCGGGCCTGGGCTTTTATCGGCGTGAGCAGCCCGCTGCGCCGGTGGTGTGCATGGTCGAGCCGAGCATCGTCCTGGTTGCCCAGGGCGAGAAGCAATTATGGGTCGGTGGCCATGGCTATTCGTACGACACCGGCCGATTTCTGGTCACGTCACTGGACATCCCGGCCAATTCGCAAGTGCTGGCCGCCAGCCCGTTGGAACCCTGCCTGGGCCTGACCTTCAAATTGGATCTACGCATCCTCGCCGAACTGATTGCCCAGAGTGGCGCGCCGCCGACGCGTGAGCGGGCGATACTGAAAGGAGTGGGTATTGGCACTGTCACCGATGGGATACTGGCGTCTTTCGCGCGCCTGGTTGCCTTACTGGACGAGCCTGAGGCGATACCGGTACTGGCTCCGCTGGTTCAGCGCGAGATCCACTACCGGTTGTTGCAAAGCGATCAGGCCAGCCGATTGCGCCAGATCTGTTCCGTTGATGGGCCGGGTTATCGAATAGCCAAGGCGATCGATTGGCTGAAACTGAATTACGGCGAACTGCTGCGCGTGGATGAATTGGCCGCGCGGGTACAAATGAGCGCGGCCACTTTTCACCATCACTTTCGCCAACTGACGGCCATGAGCCCGCTGCAGTATCAGAAGTGGTTGCGCTTGAACGAGGCGCGACGTTTGATGTTGAACGAGCATCGGGACGTGTCCAGTGCCGCGTTCCAAGTGGGCTATGAAAGCCCTTCACAGTTCAGTCGCGAGTACAGCCGACTGTTTGGCGTGCCGCCCAAGCGCGATATTGCTGCGCTGCGAGAGAGAACGGCCGTTACTGATCAGTCGTTGTCAGGTTAG
- a CDS encoding GGDEF domain-containing protein yields MTLDPPTILTLSIALAAAAALYLAVEWRSVREPSLLFWAAGFATISLGSTLALLRGSGLLMIGIWFANGLLVTAHFLFLLGVARFTQVRLSRLWLLLLIIWLGMLALPTDLSWSKAMLAVQSLLVALPTLRASFLLRPHGKSLSIGAVQLRYVLLLHGAFYVAKALSVLIPGTLIDLAAFKGEIIQVSLVEGAMAIMLIALSMTGSERYRREQQIARLAARDPLTALYNRRALDLRAPQLLAQVSPAQPGALLLIDIDNFKLVNDLYGHSAGDRLLIALSEMIRAVVPRGALAARLGGDEFVILLNKASTQQIVELGSRLREQFQQTTSATFTTPAPVTLSIGANLFDQPPENLTALIEQGVTALYETKRGGRDSIRLVDRTSARSYS; encoded by the coding sequence ATGACGCTCGACCCTCCTACGATTTTGACCCTGAGCATTGCGCTCGCCGCGGCCGCGGCCCTGTACCTGGCCGTTGAGTGGCGCAGCGTGCGCGAGCCGTCGCTGCTGTTCTGGGCCGCAGGCTTTGCGACCATCAGCCTCGGTTCCACCCTGGCGTTGCTGCGCGGCAGCGGCCTGTTGATGATAGGTATCTGGTTCGCCAACGGCCTGCTGGTGACCGCACACTTCCTGTTTTTACTCGGCGTGGCCCGCTTTACCCAGGTGCGCCTGTCGCGGCTGTGGCTGCTGTTGCTGATCATCTGGCTCGGCATGCTCGCATTGCCAACCGACCTGTCGTGGTCCAAAGCCATGCTGGCCGTGCAGTCGCTGCTGGTGGCGCTGCCGACCCTGCGCGCCAGCTTCCTGCTGCGCCCCCACGGCAAATCCTTGAGCATCGGCGCCGTGCAGTTGCGCTATGTGTTGCTGCTGCACGGCGCGTTCTACGTGGCCAAGGCGCTGTCGGTGCTGATACCTGGCACGCTGATCGACCTCGCCGCGTTCAAGGGCGAGATTATCCAGGTCTCGTTGGTGGAAGGTGCGATGGCGATCATGCTGATCGCCTTGTCGATGACCGGCTCGGAACGCTATCGGCGTGAACAACAAATCGCCCGCCTGGCGGCCCGCGACCCGCTGACAGCGCTGTACAACCGTCGCGCCCTCGATTTACGCGCGCCGCAGCTGTTGGCCCAGGTATCGCCCGCACAACCGGGCGCCTTGCTATTGATCGACATCGACAATTTCAAACTGGTCAACGACCTCTACGGCCACAGCGCCGGCGACCGCTTGCTGATCGCCTTGAGCGAAATGATCCGCGCGGTGGTGCCCAGAGGTGCATTGGCGGCACGCCTGGGAGGGGATGAATTTGTGATCCTGCTGAACAAGGCTTCGACGCAGCAAATCGTTGAACTGGGCAGTCGTTTGCGTGAGCAGTTCCAGCAAACGACATCTGCGACTTTCACCACCCCGGCGCCGGTGACCTTGAGCATCGGTGCAAACCTGTTCGACCAACCACCGGAGAACCTCACGGCATTGATCGAACAGGGCGTCACCGCGCTCTACGAAACCAAGCGCGGCGGGCGAGACAGCATTCGGTTGGTGGACCGAACGAGTGCTCGCTCGTACAGCTAG